Proteins encoded in a region of the Poecilia reticulata strain Guanapo linkage group LG14, Guppy_female_1.0+MT, whole genome shotgun sequence genome:
- the nrip1b gene encoding nuclear receptor-interacting protein 1 — MTHGEEPGPETHKDSAVLTYLEGLLMHPVVAGPGATAGGRSEASNSNQEQGNKVGGPLPLPNHDPMVPKAGTNGPKLGSSQHLKKARLLRSGAWNDPGNQRMSSPSVELNGQVGTLQNGALEGSPHAGESTLLASLLQSFSSRLQSVAMSQHSNKPTGECSSPSKAPATDKEPLPVYGTASSRLKGLMRKSKLQNHNTTPYSRRGHSQDRPPESPRSAHSATPPAAPAANDSVSCAERLKAVANMVKIRSSPAPSPKPSVACSQLALLLSSEAHLQQYSREHALKAQLSGRSASERLAAMANQQHGQDKRPPSVGGSSDTVSSLSTQNGMTTATITTTLPRTAATNPQSPSLQRGHSQNSPPTPPHAPSLPTREKRSFDTRPTRPPQTCSSLLLLLLNNHNNQKQLTKNGHLEDISGLLPPSGSSSVTSDSECSVHERGNTKDSSDAESSYSSCSPIDLSIRGRSSLQDTGPKSTPPSSSSSSMFSSTTAFSSPPVTISPQAPTQPPTTSFSPSSMAVSSVSYPISSSSSSFSTSSLDKLTESLLNKWKPEPSRSTVSKNKEPEMNPDLKSHPKVTLMQLLLERRNNEMANKSTGRQDSPLDITMANMSRNQQKGSVSWEEGPTKSPIERPAGPSQSVYSLSRDTGVALSPYSYPSPHVQSSPLDLCKSKTFPADKASEPAFSASKLLQNLAQCGTTSPPPPISSGKGASQELNDSRPHALLERLNTPVNRTTPTPLSDGASGSSTPFSRKEPSPPSSQIENLLERRTVLQLLLGTGSTGATAGRKDRPSGSGHGSAEMEGGCFERSPTASILCDSSNGSPLDVKIKSELTEDVGLSLTKSEDLSGKKRLSSYGKNSPLFDSQQDLKTEPRPAEVIAKYGLLSQLLKQQTATYYSSAATMQPEPQSRQVKEEHRDYPNPSPKRRRLCSEHTDSLNSISCPRAVDSGNANMSASSTVQADPEQQRSLKEEELPPRSPMSETLTRESRGFNVLKQLLLSDNCLKELSQQPRQGPSPSILQTTGKANGNILSQHTQNHNFLHLPSWHTHGSLNSGLPNYLRPLPTPPEGNNPIRPTPWIHQPVPWPATQKREPPTLIKQEPESPIRWSSQENDGMDEGCESNPDSPRLSRSNPILYYMLQKGNIQLRKEAPDQAEGARPVVRVKEEPVNDMHTYERSLSSTPQSPTHNDKHSHEGQGLSQSSQ, encoded by the coding sequence ATGACTCATGGGGAGGAGCCTGGCCCTGAGACACACAAGGATTCAGCTGTTTTAACTTATCTGGAAGGTTTACTGATGCATCCAGTGGTGGCCGGGCCTGGGGCCACGGCAGGTGGGAGATCCGAGGCTTCCAACAGCAATCAGGAGCAGGGCAATAAAGTGGGTGGGCCTTTACCACTACCAAACCATGACCCAATGGTACCCAAGGCTGGAACTAATGGACCCAAGCTAGGTTCTTCGCAACACCTAAAGAAGGCCCGGTTGCTGCGCTCTGGAGCATGGAATGATCCAGGGAACCAGAGAATGAGTTCACCTTCAGTAGAGCTGAATGGCCAAGTGGGAACCTTGCAAAATGGTGCCCTGGAGGGATCTCCCCATGCTGGAGAGAGCACCCTGTTGGCGTCTTTGCTTCAGTCATTCAGCTCAAGGCTTCAGAGTGTAGCAATGTCTCAGCACTCTAATAAGCCCACTGGTGAGTGTTCTTCTCCATCCAAGGCACCAGCTACAGATAAAGAGCCACTACCTGTTTACGGCACAGCCTCCAGTCGCCTTAAAGGCCTCATGAGGAAGAGCAAACTTCAGAACCACAACACCACCCCTTACAGCCGCCGGGGCCACAGTCAGGACAGGCCTCCTGAGTCCCCCAGGTCAGCACACAGTGCCACGCCTCCTGCAGCTCCCGCAGCAAACGACTCTGTGTCCTGTGCAGAACGTCTGAAGGCCGTGGCCAACATGGTTAAAATCCGTTCTAGTCCCGCACCCTCACCCAAGCCCAGCGTAGCTTGCAGTCAACTCGCCCTCCTGCTGTCCAGTGAAGCTCACCTCCAGCAATACTCCAGAGAGCATGCCCTCAAAGCTCAGCTCTCAGGAAGATCTGCCAGTGAAAGACTGGCCGCCATGGCAAACCAGCAGCATGGTCAGGACAAAAGGCCACCAAGTGTGGGGGGGTCTTCAGACACAGTAAGCTCCTTATCGACTCAAAACGGAATGACGACAGCCACAATAACAACGACACTCCCTCGAACTGCTGCTACCAATCCTCAGAGCCCCTCGCTGCAGAGAGGCCACAGCCAAAACTCTCCACCCACTCCCCCACACGCTCCAAGCCTGCCTACCAGGGAGAAGCGCAGCTTTGACACACGTCCAACCCGCCCACCCCAAACGTGCAGCAGcttgctcctgctgctgctgaacaaCCACAACAACCAGAAGCAACTGACCAAGAATGGGCACCTGGAGGACATCAGTGGACTTCTGCCACCAAGTGGCTCTTCTTCAGTCACATCAGACAGCGAGTGCTCTGTCCATGAGAGGGGCAACACCAAGGACAGCAGTGATGCAGAGAGCTCCTACTCCAGTTGTTCTCCCATTGACCTCTCGATAAGAGGCCGCagcagtttacaggacacaggGCCCAAAAGTAcacccccttcctcctcctcaagCTCCATGTTTTCTTCTACCACCGCATTCTCCTCACCCCCAGTAACAATATCTCCTCAAGCTCCTACCCAGCCTCCCACTAcatctttttctccttcctctatggctgtttcttctgtttcataTCCAATATcgtcatcttcctcctccttttctaCTTCTTCCTTGGACAAATTGACCGAATCCTTACTAAACAAATGGAAGCCAGAGCCGTCTAGATCAACTGTGTCCAAGAACAAAGAGCCTGAAATGAACCCAGACCTAAAATCCCACCCCAAGGTCACACTCATGCAACTTCTTCTTGAGCGCAGAAATAATGAGATGGCTAATAAGAGCACAGGTAGACAAGACTCGCCCCTTGATATAACTATGGCCAACATGTCACGAAATCAACAAAAGGGATCAGTTTCTTGGGAAGAGGGTCCAACAAAGAGCCCAATTGAAAGGCCTGCGGGCCCGTCCCAGTCCGTCTACTCACTTAGTCGTGACACAGGTGTTGCACTGTCCCCATATTCATACCCCTCTCCCcatgtccagtccagtccacTTGATTTGTGTAAGTCTAAAACCTTCCCTGCTGACAAAGCGTCAGAGCCTGCCTTCAGTGCCAGTAAACTGTTACAAAATCTGGCGCAGTGTGGCACGACTTCCCCACCCCCACCTATCTCCTCTGGAAAAGGGGCGAGCCAGGAACTCAATGACAGCAGGCCCCATGCTCTGTTGGAAAGACTCAATACTCCTGTCAATAGGACCACCCCTACCCCGCTGTCCGATGGAGCTTCAGGCAGTAGCACACCTTTCAGTCGTAAGGAACCTTCCCCGCCTTCCTCACAAATTGAGAACCTTCTGGAGAGACGTACTGTGCTCCAGCTACTTCTAGGCACCGGTTCAACTGGTGCTACAGCCGGCCGCAAAGACAGACCCAGTGGAAGTGGACACGGGAGTGCTGAAATGGAGGGCGGCTGTTTCGAGAGGAGCCCTACTGCCTCCATACTCTGTGACAGCTCTAATGGGTCCCCTTTggatgtcaaaataaaatcagagctTACGGAGGATGTAGGCTTATCCCTCACTAAGTCGGAGGACTTGAGCGGCAAAAAGAGACTGAGTTCCTACGGGAAGAATAGCCCGCTCTTCGATTCTCAGCAAGACCTGAAGACGGAACCAAGGCCTGCAGAGGTCATAGCGAAATATGGCCTCCTCAGCCAGCTGCTTAAACAACAGACCGCTACCTATTACTCCAGTGCTGCAACAATGCAGCCGGAGCCACAATCCAGACAAGTCAAAGAGGAGCATAGGGACTATCCAAACCCCAGTCCTAAAAGGAGACGGCTCTGCTCCGAACACACAGACAGCTTGAACAGCATCAGTTGTCCAAGAGCAGTGGACAGTGGTAACGCAAACATGTCTGCCTCGTCTACTGTTCAGGCAGACCCTGAGCAGCAGAGGAGTCTAAAAGAGGAGGAGCTTCCACCAAGAAGCCCTATGAGTGAAACCCTTACCAGAGAGAGCCGCGGCTTCAACGTGTtgaaacagctgctgctctccgACAACTGTCTGAAGGAACTGTCCCAGCAGCCGCGACAGGGACCAAGTCCCTCTATCCTGCAGACCACTGGCAAAGCCAATGGTAACATTCTCAGTCAGCATACACAAAATCACAACTTCCTCCACCTGCCTAGCTGGCACACCCATGGTTCCCTCAACTCAGGGCTTCCAAATTATCTAAGGCCACTGCCCACCCCTCCTGAAGGCAACAACCCCATCCGCCCAACTCCATGGATCCACCAACCGGTTCCATGGCCTGCCACGCAAAAACGAGAGCCCCCTACTTTAATCAAACAGGAGCCTGAGAGCCCCATTCGATGGAGCAGTCAGGAAAACGATGGCATGGACGAGGGTTGCGAGTCGAACCCGGACTCCCCGCGGCTTTCACGTTCCAACCCGATCCTGTACTACATGTTGCAGAAGGGCAACATCCAGCTGAGGAAAGAGGCGCCGGACCAGGCAGAAGGAGCCCGACCTGTGGTCAGAGTCAAAGAGGAGCCAGTCAATGACATGCACACCTATGAACGCAGCCTGAGCTCCACCCCTCAATCACCAACCCACAATGACAAGCACAGCCATGAGGGCCAGGGGTTGAGCCAGTCGTCCCAGTAA